CTGCCGAGAGCGGCTCGGCGGGGTCTTGAAGTGCTACGAAAGGAAAGCCGTCTGACGAAGCTGCTGAGGCAACTCGACTAGCCGGGCGCGAGAATTCGCGACCCGACTCCATGCGCCGTTGATAGATCGGAGCGATTCGTGACAATTGACGTCACGCCAAGAGCCGTTCAACGCAGCTCCCGACCCTGAATCAACGGGCTGGCTCGTTGGACAACCTTCTTGAACACGACGCACCCCGCTGACCAGCTCCCGCCAATCGAGGCACGCAAAAGGCACCCAACGTAACCCCTTCGACCTAGGAGAGAACCATGCCCAAAGAGCCCTCCAGAGATGCCCGCTGGTCACTTGAAAAAAGGGTTCACGAGGAGATCCTGATTGCCTTACCTGATGTGCCCGAATGGCTCCCCAGCCGGCGGGGACGGAAGGTGCACAAGTCGACGATCTACCGATGGGTGCAGCGCGGCGTCCGTGGAAAAGTACTCGAATCCTATGAGATCGGTGGCGTCCGGTACACTAGCGTCGAAGCGCTGCAGCGGTTCATGGGCACGGGGCCGGCTGACCCTATGGAGCATCGCCGATCGGCTGTGTTGCGCAACGCTCTCGCGGCGCGCGGTCTGCTGGGCAGGGACGCCAACAAAAGGCAGTCCTAGCTGGCTGCGCCAGGGTGTTCGCGTTCGCGGGCAGGTCCGAAGCGGCATGCATGGCGATGGACGCGACATTCGCGGCGAACTGCTGCGAAAGCCGGAGCTCCGTGGTCATAACGATTGCACAGCCTCGGAGGTCTTGAACACCTCGTCGGATTGGTGCAGCGCTAGGTCGGGGCGAGTGGTCCAACCTCGGCACCCTGCCTGATTCGATGCATCCTTAGTTGCGGTCCGCAATCGGGATTCAAGCACTACCGTTCGGCGATCCGCTTGTGCTCCGCGAGGAATCACGGTAGTGGTTCACTTTGAAATCTAGCCGCCCGTCGCAGAACGGGACGCCCCTGCTAGAATGGGGGCATGGCACGAGACAAGCAACACAATCCCGACCCCAACGAGAACGCGTCCCGCATTGTGGCCGAGTCTGTCGGGGATTCTGACGCCCTGCCGGCAGACGCGGAGGCAGCGTGGCAGGAGTGGTCCGCCCAGATTCAGAATGTGGACGAACGCGGCATGACGCTGCTTCGGGCGGCGTTTGAGGCGGGGCATGATGCGGCGGCCCAGGGGGCAGCGGCGTCGCTCGGGCGGGCTGGCGGGCTTAAGGGCGGCAAGGCACGCGCGGAAAGCCTAAGCGCCACCAAAAGATCTGAGATTGCCAGGAAGGCCGCCGCGGCACGATGGAACACGGACAATCGCTAGCGAGGTTGTGGGGGGCGATAGTCCCCGGAGAACTTGCCCTCCTCCACATCATCAGTGAAATCAAAGACCATCTGAATAGGCAGCTCGTCGGCGTGCTTGCAGTTGTAGTACTCGACATCGCGGTCTAGCTGGCGGCAATCGCCTACGATCTGCTCCCGCCTCTGGTTAAATGCGCGTTCCATAAAGGAGCGCGGGGCGGTTTGAATGTCAGCCCACAAGTGCTGCTGAACATCACCCCTGGTGTATCTGGCGACATGCTTCGCCCGTACGGGCTTGCCGTCGTCATCCTTGATATACTGCTCCCGCATTGCGTCCGCGAAGTCTTCCCTGCACTTTCGCAGAACCAAGTCGGCCGGCGGCTCCCAGTGCCCGTGTGACAACGCCCACGCAGCAATCTCCTTGGCGGTGGCGGTTTCTTGGCCCGCCTCCGCAAAGTAGCGATCAGCAAGTTCCTGCAACTGCTCGCTATAGCTCCTTGAGGCGGCGCGGTGCTTGGTAGTGCTCATAATTAGTGCTCCAGTGCAATGAAGTCTCCCCAGCCCTCAGTAAGTGCTTGACCTTTAATATGTGACGCAACCTTTTCATTCAGCTTCGTAAGCTGGTAGTGCTTAATTACGTCACGATGCCGAAGCTGCCCTGCCACGATATGTGGGTGAATGCCCTGCGACCTCGCGAACTGAACCACTCGGGTCATCTGAAATCCCGGTCCGCATCTCCGTATGAATGATTCCAGCTTTTCTGGCGCAACCAGCGTGGCAGATGCTTCGCTATTGGCCGTTACTTCAATATCGTCCAAGCCCTCCTTGGGGCCGATCTCTTCATCTACGGGGCTGGCATGTTTGTGCTTGATGTGTACTAGCTCATGCAGCAGCGAGAACCAGAAGTTGTCTAGGCGGTCGTATCGCAGCGACAACCCAACTACTGGAGAGTCGTCGTCAAGCCACATGGCGACTCCATCGATCTTGCTTCGCTGAATATGCTGAAGCAGCACGAATCTAATACCCATGTCAGCCAGAACCCTAGGAACGCGCCTAGCATCTTCGGCATTTGCAGCGAGCTTCAGGAGGTCTTCAACTCCCGGCGCCCAGTTGGAGTCGCTGTACTTACCTTCAACGGGCGCTGCGGGGGCGACCTTCTTGATACGGTAGTACCACGCTAGCTGAGCGGGATTATTGAATGTGTAGTCGTCGGACTTTCGCGCAGCAACGCACAACTTGGGCCGCTCGCTTAAATCTCCGATCTCCAAGAACGAGCATACGGCGTCTTCGAGTTTTTCGGTCGAGCACTTCTTTGGCAGCCAATTGCGTCGTCGCATCTCGCGAATGGGTAGCATTTCGTGGAGGCGCGCTAACTTCCTGATCTCACGTTCTTCTACTGCTGCATTGGCCAACTCAAATGCGACTTGAAAGTTCATCCAAGTTGCTGGCTCTTGGTCGAAAGCCGCCGCGATCGCTTTCGCAGACTCGGGGGTAACGCCAGACTTGCCCTTTACGATGTTCGCAATCTGCCGGCGAGTGATCCCGGTAACCTCGCTAAGGTCTTCGTGAGTCCAGCCTCTAGCGTCCAACTCGTCCTGTAGGTATTCGCCAGGAGGAATTGGTTCTGCGGGTACGAAAGTATCCATCAGTCCCTCCTTGTTGTGTTAGTGGTAATCTTCGATGCCCTTGATGACCAAAACGTTATTGTTCGGCCCACCCCGCTTCTCGATCTCAAAGATCAGGCGCCATTGTTTGTTGGTGCGAACTGAATGCTCGTGCTTCCGCTTGCCCTTCAGTCGTTCGTAATTGAGGCTGCGGAAACGCAGCAACTCCGTTTCATTGCTGACCTGCCGAAGCACATTCATCACTTTTCGGAAATCGCGCAGGCGCTTGCGATCGAGGGCGCCCCGGTACTCTGGGTTGCGCTCGGCGTCTTCTAAATCGCTGTCAACATGCCTTACTTCCATGGCGTGCGATGGGGTGTTGATGCCTTTCAACCCCAATTCTAGCGAACCTTATCGGCCTGTCAATATGCAATTGTGAAATGGTGTTTCACAATTTCACATATTGACAATGCCTGACCGCTCAAGCATGCTGACGCCATGAGAAAGTTAAGCACTGAAAAGCGAGCCATGATCCTCTCCGCCCTGGTCGAGGGGAGTTCCATCAACGCCACGGCCCGCATGGTCGGTGCGTCGAAGGTGACGGTGCTCCGGCTGCTGGCCGACGCGGGCACGTTCTGCGAGCAGTACCACAACATCACCGTCCGGGATCTGCAATCGAAACGGGTTCAGGTGGACGAGATTTGGTCGTTCTGCGGCTGCAAGGACAAGGCGGTCGAGCGTGGCGCCGGCGGGCTGGGCAGCGTTTGGACCTGGACGGCTATCGACGCCGACAGCAAGCTCTGTGTGAGCTTCCTGGTGGGACTGCGGGACCAGCAAGACGCTATTGCGTTCTGCAAGGACGTTGCGGCTCGGCTGGCGAATCGCGTCCAGTTAACCAGCGATGGCCTTAATGCCTATCTGACGGCCGTTGACTTGGCTTTCGGCGGCAACATCGACTACGCCCGTTTGGTCAAGATGTACGGCCAGACCCCGGACGGCGAGAAGCGTTACAGCCCGGCTGAGTGCATCGGATGCAGGCGCGAGGTTGCCGCAGGCCAGCCCGACCCGGAGCACATCAGCACCAGCTATGTCGAGCGGCAGAATCTGACGATGAGAATGAGCATTCGCAGATTTACGAGGCTGACCAATGCGTTCTCGAAGAAGATCGAGAACCACGCCCATGCGGTCGCCCTCCACTTTTTCCACTACAACTTCATCCGCAAGCACCAGACGCTAAAGACGACCCCCGCCGTGGCTGCGGGAATCGCCAATAAGGCTCTGACGGTGCTGGATTTGGTCAAGATGATCGAGGAAGAGGAGTCCAAGGTGGGCGGCCGGCTGACCGACTACCTGCCGGCGGCCTCAAAAGGCTCGGATTCAAAGTGAACCACTACCGGAATCACTGAAATTTGACATCGCGGGCCTCATCAGGTAGGGTGTCCCGCTGCGGATGGAATCGTTCGACTCCCGCGAGACGCCCGTGGCCGTCTCGCCAGCCTCTGGGAGATGTTCGAAGTGCGATCCCACCCACTGTTGGCCCGCCTGCACCCACTCTGCTGGGCGGCCGCGGTTCTTCTCGCATCGGCCCCCTCTCCCTCGGGGGCGGAAGACTTCCTCTGGGACCCGGG
This genomic interval from Posidoniimonas corsicana contains the following:
- a CDS encoding type II toxin-antitoxin system RelE/ParE family toxin; its protein translation is MKGINTPSHAMEVRHVDSDLEDAERNPEYRGALDRKRLRDFRKVMNVLRQVSNETELLRFRSLNYERLKGKRKHEHSVRTNKQWRLIFEIEKRGGPNNNVLVIKGIEDYH
- a CDS encoding HigA family addiction module antitoxin; the encoded protein is MDTFVPAEPIPPGEYLQDELDARGWTHEDLSEVTGITRRQIANIVKGKSGVTPESAKAIAAAFDQEPATWMNFQVAFELANAAVEEREIRKLARLHEMLPIREMRRRNWLPKKCSTEKLEDAVCSFLEIGDLSERPKLCVAARKSDDYTFNNPAQLAWYYRIKKVAPAAPVEGKYSDSNWAPGVEDLLKLAANAEDARRVPRVLADMGIRFVLLQHIQRSKIDGVAMWLDDDSPVVGLSLRYDRLDNFWFSLLHELVHIKHKHASPVDEEIGPKEGLDDIEVTANSEASATLVAPEKLESFIRRCGPGFQMTRVVQFARSQGIHPHIVAGQLRHRDVIKHYQLTKLNEKVASHIKGQALTEGWGDFIALEH
- a CDS encoding DUF1580 domain-containing protein, translated to MPKEPSRDARWSLEKRVHEEILIALPDVPEWLPSRRGRKVHKSTIYRWVQRGVRGKVLESYEIGGVRYTSVEALQRFMGTGPADPMEHRRSAVLRNALAARGLLGRDANKRQS
- a CDS encoding IS1 family transposase yields the protein MRKLSTEKRAMILSALVEGSSINATARMVGASKVTVLRLLADAGTFCEQYHNITVRDLQSKRVQVDEIWSFCGCKDKAVERGAGGLGSVWTWTAIDADSKLCVSFLVGLRDQQDAIAFCKDVAARLANRVQLTSDGLNAYLTAVDLAFGGNIDYARLVKMYGQTPDGEKRYSPAECIGCRREVAAGQPDPEHISTSYVERQNLTMRMSIRRFTRLTNAFSKKIENHAHAVALHFFHYNFIRKHQTLKTTPAVAAGIANKALTVLDLVKMIEEEESKVGGRLTDYLPAASKGSDSK